The sequence atttaaacaaaaacactaatattataaaccaaaataacttaaaatatacaaaatgttcagtaaaaaaactaaatgttTTCAAATACAAGAAAACTATATACATCACCcaaatatgataatataaaatgtgTAAAGAAACTATGCCTCATCTGTGCGCCGCCTACGTCGAGACCTCGCATACACAATGCAGTCTTCTGTGACACCCCTGGCAATCCTAATGCATTCTTCCATGACCTCGTGTGTCTCTGTGCCTGCCttgactatcctaaggttgagaTGACACTCCAACCTTTCAGCAATCGCATGGCAAGCCTCCTGcgaaatagaaaacaaacaaattagacaaattagtattaaaataattgacgTAAATGACATTTGATACAACTAAGCAAATAGTAacacttaccactgcatgtctggGCTGCTCCACATAAGAATGGGCATGTGTCGATGTTGTTGCTGGCTCTGGGACCTGAGGGATacgtgttggatcaagtggtctcAGACTAAttaaaaagggggggttgaattaattattaatgtgtcttgactaattaaaaattatccttcttaatattactatattcaattaggctttactactaagttatgaggaagtaaagaacaaaaacaataacttagacaaaagtaaagcggaaataaaagtacacaacggaaaagtaaagagtgtagggaagaagaagacaaacacaagatttatactggttcggtcacaacccgtgcctacatccagtctaCAAGCAACcatcggttcttgagatttccaataaccttgtaaaatcctttacaagcaaagatccacaagggatgtaccctcccttgttctctttgaacaaccaagtggatgtacactccacttgaactgatccacaagagatgtaccctctcttgtttcagtataacaatccaagtagatgtacgttctacttgtaccacaaaggatgtacgctccaatgtgttaagacaaagaattcttaggcggttagtcccttgaatctttgtaaggggaaacaaaagatatctcaggtggttagtcctttgaaatcttttgtcaagagggagaagggaagaaacaaaagaattctcaggcggttagtcctttgaatcttttgacaagagaaagaagggaatgaagaagaagaaaagcacaagtttttggataatgaacttttcttaaaagagaaagtattgaacaaaaactctatgaaagaaatctgttatgcataaaaggaaaatcagtttttgaaattcgtgccatggtcacatatttataatcatttgatgactcaaattaaagtttgtgactcttggcaatttctttaaaactagtcactttaagagttgtgacttttgtgaaaactagttacttaaaaagttgtgacttttgaaaaaaaatcttcagaaacatgtcactttaagaattgtgacttttggtaatttatttttcgaaattagtcactagtaatcgattatcatcaTAGTGTAAtggattacacatcaatagatgtgactcttcatgtttaaatttgaaaatcaaaacgtttagaaacaccgGTAATCgtttacaagtattgtgtaatcgattacacaagtttgaaatgatttgaaaaagatatctcaggcggttagtcctttgaaatcttttgtaagaaacagaagatatctcaggcgattagtcctttgaaatcttttgtctagagggagaagggaagaaacaaaagaattcttaggcggttagtcctttgaatcttttgacaagagagaaggaatgaagaaaaagaatagcacaagtttttggtcaataaacttttcttgaaagagaaagtattgaaaaaaaaacttttagaaagacgAAGGAAATATGTTATGCATAAAAGGAAATCAGTCtttgaaattcgtgccatggtcacgtatttataatcatttgatgactcaagttaaagcttgtgactcttggcaatttctttaaaactagtcactttttaaaagttgtgactcttttgaaaactagtcactttaaaagttatgacttttgaaaaactcttcaaaaacaagtcactttaagaattgtgactttcggtaatttatttttcgaaattagtcgctggtaatcgattaccatcataatgtaatcgattacacatcaacaaatgtgactcttcatgtttaaatttgaaaatcaaaacgtttagaaacactggtaatcgattacaagtattgtgtaatcgattacacaagtttgaaatgatttgaaaaagttttatcacaagttgtgactcttgaaatttgaaatctaacattttaaaacattggtaatcgattacatgattatggtaatcgattacagctttgtaaatcagttttgaaaagaatgttggctattggtaatcgattactgccttctggtaatcgattaccagagagtaaaactctttggtaaaagatttttctttttgaaaaattcttgtgctattcaatgttttgaaaaactcttttaatacttatcttgattgagtcttctcttgattcttgaatcttgagtcttgattctttacttgaatcttgaatccttgaatcttgagtcttgattctttatttgaatcttgaatcttgatcttgattattctttgaaacttgtttgactcttgattctttggcatcatcaaaatactcttcgaaggcattgcttccacaatatGTGGCTCCACAAATGAGGCATCATGCATCGCAGGTGGATCTCACGGCGGATCTGATGGTTGTGTCACGGTCATGAATGGATGAGAAATGACAAAGAACCAGTCCATGTACTTAGGCGCACACTAACTTGGCACAAGACATATCTCACCTGCTGGCACAAGATGGTCTGAGTAGTGCATCCACCTGTAGTCTATTTCTTCAAATGACACCCATGAATTGACAGCTTCTACAAGGATACTTTGGACGTATCCGAATCAGTGCATGACCCTCTCTGGTCGGTGTTTGACGGCAACGAGTCCCCAACGGAGCTGACCagaaaagcatgaaatcaaATGAAACTCCTAAATGGCTCGATGCTCCCCATAAGGCATCTAGCAGACATAATGAATCCTAAGTCGATGCAGACGCTGCCTGTACGTCGCTGTAGATATGGACTTCGCAATCGCCTTCGTAGCAATCCACCGACATAGACGTGGTGACACCTCATCATAGTCCGGATCAGCCATGCACTCCGCAAGTGACGGAAAGTGCTCATATATCCAACACTATAAACATTACACGAAAATCatacaaatttcaaatgaaCGTCTTAAATACCCTATTTAAAACATTGTTGTAATTAActtatgaaaaacatattaattaccTGTAAGAGAGTGATGTAACCAATAACCTGTTGGCTGCGTTGATACAAGCATCATTCAAATGATCGTACATATGCACTAAGGTagcagctccccatgcatagCTCCCACTCTGACTCAGGTCACGCAGAGCGTCTAAGAAGACAACATGAACatgggttgcactcttgttaacaaaaagagtgcaacctagaagatgaagaagatagGCACGAGCTGCAATTGTCCAATGTTCGCCCTGACATCTGCTCTGATATATATCTCGTAGCCAAGATAGGCATACGTATGGTCCATGACAATGTGCTATCTCGGCCCTGGCTTCCTCTCCAGAGACCTCTAGTAACTCAACCAACATCAACACCGCCTCGTCGATGTGCAGAGGCTGGAATGTATGGAAGGCACCAACAatgggaagatgaagaagagacGCCACATCATCCAGGGTGATACTAACCTCCCCCACGGGAAAAAGGAAACTGCTAGTCTCCCTGTGCCACCTCTCCATAAACGAGGATATAAGTCTCCGATCGCCAGTGTCTACTGAACACGCGATCAAATGACTTAGTCCTGTGGCAGCAACTAGGTCCTCAATCTCAAGAGCAGGCCTATCAAATTTTTGCACCTTCCTCCCATGGGAGGATAACTTCAATTCAAGACGGTCCTGAATTAAAGTATCAAGGAATAGACACTATgttaacataataatttaaaggaacacaaatttcaataataacagatacttaacaaataagttaacttgaaaattataaatacctctTCGTTCCATACCCTAACTACAACATGGTCAGCATACTCCGTAAGCACTGATGGGTCACGTGGCCCACCTAGAAAACCGTCTACATCATCAGCAGCGTCTGCACCAGGTGCATGTACGTCTACAGCTACCACAGGCTCATCTGTAGTGACCACAGGCTCATCTTCAGTGACCATAGGCTCATCCTCGGCAACAGGGGCAGCTTCCTGTTGCCTACGTGCCGATGCTGTAGGCCTTCACCGCTGGGGAGCATCATTTGAATCATGACGATCCTCTCTCCCCAGAGTTCTTCTAATAACCCTTCCTAAGGCACGACCTAAGTCTCTAGTCttaaccatgatctgcaaatgtcTACCACAAATTTCATCACTAAACCACACAAATTCATCACAATATTAACTTGTTCAGTTTCTTGTCCTACATTTGTCATAatgctatatttatttatttattatttaaaaaaatgtgaaaggcCATGTTTGGTGTTTGGTATCAAACAAGTTCACAATAAGGTTGAATTGAAATGCTCCCAATTTGGCAGTTCAGTTTCTTGTCCAACATAACATGTAAGGGATGGGAAGAATTCTTGAAAATAATAGCATTTGTCAACTACTCAACTTTGTCGAAACATGCCAGAGGGATACTGGTTCTCAAAATTTTGGTTTGAGGGTGAAGAAGACAAATATGGGCTTATTTGTCTTTACTTCAATAAATAATGTTACCCAAATGATCATTTTTTGTTGGGTTCTCAAGTCCACCAATGTTTTTATGTCCAATTGATTTTGTTGTCATATTGTTATATGACTTGTTAGTCATATGACtgaatcttttatttatttggttctGCCAAAAGTTGCTATGTGTATATCTCTCTTGGTCTATTACAATATTAGCTGAGTTGGCATATTCAAGTTTAATTGTTATGTGCTTTCTATTGGTCCAAGTCTGGTGAAAATAATCTGCTCCATTAGCTCACTCATTACTGAACAGATTTTCTCTCAGGCAGGCAAAAACCAATCTTGACTTTTATGTCTTATTGTAAGGTCAGTGTTGTGATAATTGCCGGTTGGACTGTCTGATATCAGCTTTGTTTGCTTTCCTTGGGTAATGATCTACAAGAATTTTCTGTTCCAATTTTTTAATCTAGAATAAAAGATTTTGTTCTATAAATCAGAAAGAATGACAAAATGTTACATTCTGTTCAAATTTTTTGTTCCAAATGATCCTTTTCTATTGGCTTCTCAAGTCCACCAATGTTTTTATGTCCAACATCCTTTTGAAGCAAATATACATTATGTTTTGAATTAGTAGCGAACTAAATGCTTCCAACAGATTTATTTAATATGGGTTGATGAATCAGCACAATCAATTAGTAGCGAACTAAATGCTTCTAACAATGATGATGAATTGAACTGGGCTAGGGAAGATATGCATGTAACAATAACTTACAAACCACCTCAACATTTGGAGAAAACTATTTCTcaagatgatattgatttggaTGACACTTTGCTTGAATTCATGGACTAAAGAGGAGTAACATTGTGTATATTTCATATGAGGATTGTTGGGCTTTTCTTTGGGTTTTTTGTCTATGGGATGGTAAAAACAGTTTAGATATGTTGTGTTTTGTAGCTTTTAATTCTCTAAGTTGAGAGGATTCACCAACATGCCAAAGCCTAGCCTTGTCTACATATAGAAGTGGTTGTAGAATATTGCTGAAACAAATGGGCACCAGCTTCAAACCTAGAGTCAAACTgctaaaattttaacttatcattaattttaatcttatctaGTATTAGTATCTTAGTCCCCATGAGAATACTTAAACCTTGTAAGGAACTTTGGATTTCAAAAGGGAGTCATCAACATTTGTTTTCATTTGAAGATTGGTAGGAAAATGGAagcattttttacattaatacaCACCTAAAGAATGAGGGATGCTAATGGGCCTATGGAAGTTAACTAAAGTATGCGAGCCAAAGAAGAATTGGGTTAAGGCCGTAATTGGGAAGGAGAATTTTGTTAGTTCATATTAGTAAACTCCTTTTTAACCACATTACGAGATAAATGCAAGGCTAAGACTGTGTACAAACACCAACGGATGTGTTCAAAAAGTGAATCAAATGGAAGATTCCTCAATTAAAAGAGGTTCAGGTAGACTGTAACTTTGGGATAAACCATCAAAACATTCCTTGCCCTAAATTGATTTATTGAGGTTCTCCACTAAAGTCAAAACTATTACAaactaaacaaatttaaaaccaATATCAACATGTTCATGATCAAACAGACCAAATAGTACAACACAAACCAAACAATGCCAATAGTCAAATGTAGCATAATCAAATTTCAAAGCAATATCAACATCACAAAATTACAGCATCATATGAAACTTATTTCATTATTCATTCGTATTCTACTTCACCCTAAAACCATcaaaactaaccctaaaccctaataaaaatcatatttaatcaatttaaacttttttatcattttttttaattaaattggatcatacaaatcaacttgatccgtatgctttttacggatcaacttgatccgtaagaggcttacggatcaacttgatctgtttGCCttttacagatcaagttgatccgtatgaagCATACGAATCAAATTGATCTGTGCGCTTcatacgaatcaagttgataTGTGCGCTTCGTACAGATCAAGTTAATCCGTGACAAactatggatcaagttgatccatacacgtcttacggatcaacttgatctgtataCCAAATTCTATTACGgatcatcaaaatcaattacGGATCATCTACGTTTTTTCACCTACCTATAATGCAGATCAACCTAACTACACTAGCACAAAAGTAGAAGAAACGGAAATGGCGCTTACCTCGACGATGGACGGTGGCTCAAGTCCTCACAGGAAGCTCCTCAATGCACGTCACTGCAACTCCATGTCACTACAACTCCGCAATGCCCCAGAACTTCGGCAGCGCAACGAACATCGCAAACAAAGAAGAACAACAGCGTCGCAGGGAAAAGAAAGGAAGTGTtgggtgaagaagaagaagaatagcaaaAGCGTGAGAAAGTGAAGCGCTGCCTGGGTACACAAACGTTTTAAAAATTAGCCAGAGGTACTAAAGTCTTTTTAAgtaaaatgctgggtgcaccagcaaaaatgctaggtgcacctagcatcacccATATGTgtatcattatttttctttttttcttttttttttttaggaataaGAAAGCAGTTGCTTGCGTAATTAACTATTGATGCCACGTGTACTTTTGATGGTGCTAACTAATGCAAAACCTACCATCCAAAATGCTTTAGAGAAAGATTCGCCCAAATAAAGGTATGGTATGCGCATTTGCAAATTGCTGATAACTATTATAATGAAATTAATCCTCAtgcatatttaatataaatttattataaattgatttttattgatgttATGAGTTGACACATTGATAttagttattaaataataaggtcataagaaaatatattagataTTAGCAAAtgttatactaataatttatattaaaatcatttaataactaatataatataatagagTAAATTTTTAGGTATCATTTTAGTGGTGGTCTGACCTTAAGCACTAtcgtttttgttattattttgcaGAAGCCCTATCAAGATTAGTGTTGAAAAGTTAAATGAAACTCAATTTACACCGTAAATTGACATTATAGTGCCCAAACAAAAGAACAATCGGATGTCACCGACAAAGATCGgagaaaatgttattttatctgAATCATACCATGTGATTCATGCATTGCTAATTTGCTATATAAGTTCTGTTGGCTTCAACATCGGATGTCACCGACAAAGATCGgagaaaatgttattttaagcattaaaatattatttaatatgtttttaacaACCAAAATGGATGTTTAGATTATTTgtcttggaaaatatttttttgtcaccgAGACAACAAATAAAGTTTAAACTCTTGATATTTGACATTGAcagaaataaatttttgtgaAACTTTCCCTATCAATTTTAGATTAATCagaatctttttcttttaataaattacaagattacaataaaaaaaaacttttactatatgataaataaattatcactTTTGATAATGCACACTTCctagtttttaattataagattatttataaaaatttatttatttctttttataagatttttttttaattcatggatgcattaattatttttttctacatattcttatttaattatcttcttttcaaacattaatgaaaagtaattaagtaaatagagataataaaatgataattttgaaatgataacacaaataattaatatatttaatgtgattaactaaattaagtattatttttaaaaggtgtGAATTagtttaaagaattttattattaaggaCGAAAGGAGTAGTATTTTTTGGCACATATATacacaatatatattatttctcttaagatttaaattttatgtgaaAGAAAATTCATTAACAGTTATTTATATCATATAGTAAATATTCTCaatctgaattatttttatataagagtgcttcaaaataaaagttaaaaaatagaagaaagaaaatcattttgctCCACTGAATTTTTGAGTTATTTAAACTATTGATTTGTCTTATTCTTAATTTAACTAATCAAACCACGCGGTTAATTTGATTCTAAAAACtgtcatttattatttatcataataaatGCATAAAATATTCATCGATAATCTTAGTTAAcaaatttgattgattacttttacCAGGATCGTATctaggaattttggagctttagACGAAAATTACAATAGGggcctatgtttttttttttttggaaaaaagacAGGGGCTTATGTTATAATGTTAATATAGACTAAAATATTTACGTTATTGTTTGGCTTTTTTAGctgcaaaattatttattaaagttttatAATCAAGTAACTTTAACATCTCACTCTGAATAGATAATATAACTAATTTATTCAATCTATCTTGTAGTATGGTTTATCTCAAATatgatttaatcaattttaattttaaaaagattctTTCGACGGTCGCAACAGTTACATGTAATGTTAATAATATCCTATAAGCAATAtgtatttggaaaaaaaacctaacttttttatatagttcaatatttttaatggtgtgttaatttcatttgttagaatttctttcaaataactttaattctaaaaataaatcaagaccaTCAATATCAGAATGGTCCTCAAAACTCAAAATAGGCTCTAGGATTTATGTCCAGCAATCTCTTTTGTACTCCTTGATTTTTACCATTCATATTAGACCCGTTATCATATCCTTGCCCCATTATATCATTAATAtcaatgtcatatttttttaatacccaagtaagttcctcaaaaagattttttcttGTAGTGTCATTGActtataaaaattctaaaaagtaTTCTTTTGTTTTGACGGGACAACTGAAAGTATCAACACACCTCAAAATAAGAGTCATTTGCTCCTGATGGCTTACTTCCGGAGTACAATCAAGaatgatagaaaaatattttgcatctttaactttttttagtataatattttttatttgagaagcTAACAATTCTATAAGTTCATTCTATATAGTCTTACTCAAGTAATGATTATGAAGGTCACCATTTTTTATACACTTAACATGCTCTTGCATAACTGGATCAAATTCTACTAACAACTCAATCAAACTCAAAAAGTTTTCATTGCCTTTTtggtatattttttcatttgttccacCAAAAGCTAAATTGTTTTTAGAAAGATATttaattatagttataattCTTATCAAAACCTTCTCCCAATGTTCCTTCTCGTTGTTAATTTGTTCTTGGATCTCCTTATCAATTGTACTTTTCTTTCTGAGTCTTGTTTCAAATTTGATCCATTTATCCATATTAGTTACATGTTCATAACTTGTTTCGTGACTCTTAAGCTTGGAACCAATACTTTTCCAATCTCTAGTACCTTCATTAACTAATTGATTAGCAATACAAGCACTACTTTTTGAGCAAAACAACTTATagcaaaaataatacattttatctAAATCCTTTGAATACACTAGCCATCTTCGATCATATTTTTCTCCATTTGGCATTACTTTTTGGTAGTAAAGTGAAGAAAAATGtctattattttcatcttttggataCTGCATATCATTATATCTAATTGGACCATTATCAATTAAATCTCTAAAGttttcatcaatatttttcCATTGTCCTggatcataaatatttttagaaacttCATTTGATGTACTATTGAGCTCCTTATTTGTTTCTAAACTATCTTCTTGTAAATTTTCATTATCCTCTTGTTCTTGACTAGGATTAGGACTATTCATATTGTTAAGATTTTCTACCTCTTGAATGTTTTCATTATCATATTTTGCTCTaccatattaatattatttagaatttcTAGAAGAGAATTTTCTGCCATATTTGTATGTGTTGAACTAGTTGTAACATCCTTTTTATGAATAGTAACAAATTTATGAAGAACACCTTCTTGAGATTGAATCAATTTTTcaattcttctctttttttcaatttttcaaaatcatatgCATACTTTCTATTTGACATATTTTACTgatagactaaaataaaaataacaaacaaacttattttaaaattaaaaaaaaagataataatgaaacaataaaacttggaaAGTGAAAAATTAAATCCAGGAACGAAAATTTCTTTAAGCAATGACTATGCACTGTCACATCTATGAGTATACAAAATCCAAACACTAGTGACAATCACTTCGCTTGCACCTACAacgataaacaataaaaaaaaatgagatgtaacaattgtaatttgtaaatcttcattcaatttaatttcaattcaatcaattactttataaattaaaatgcaaagCTAATGAGTGAAATGATTTGAGAATTTGAGATGCTAGCAATGTTTGTGAGTATCATCTTCGTGTCACTTGGAGATGGAGGATTGGAGTTGGTAATTTGGTGTGAGGTATACTAATTCACAAATTcgaatatgattatatgaaagTTGAAAAGTCAAATAATTGCTTGAATGTAGTAGGAGAGAACTGAGAATAGAGAGAATAAGAATGAGAGAGATTAGAAAGGAAACGAAGAGATTGAtccaaaaatgatatttttatgtcaaaagaaaattaaattgtatTAATGTGGGAACCGTACAAGTAGCTAATAGGAATTATATACTCCGCTACTGAAAAATTTATTGAGTCACTCTTGAGTGACTTTTcatttacaaaaact comes from Glycine soja cultivar W05 chromosome 20, ASM419377v2, whole genome shotgun sequence and encodes:
- the LOC114402030 gene encoding protein MAIN-LIKE 1-like, with protein sequence MVTEDEPVVTTDEPVVAVDVHAPGADAADDVDGFLGGPRDPSVLTEYADHVVVRVWNEEDRLELKLSSHGRKVQKFDRPALEIEDLVAATGLSHLIACSVDTGDRRLISSFMERWHRETSSFLFPVGEVSITLDDVASLLHLPIVGAFHTFQPLHIDEAVLMLVELLEVSGEEARAEIAHCHGPYCWIYEHFPSLAECMADPDYDEVSPRLCRWIATKAIAKSISTATSVGDSLPSNTDQRGSCTDSDTSKVPEPATTSTHAHSYVEQPRHAVEACHAIAERLECHLNLRIVKAGTETHEVMEECIRIARGVTEDCIVYARSRRRRRTDEA